The following proteins come from a genomic window of Crassostrea angulata isolate pt1a10 chromosome 1, ASM2561291v2, whole genome shotgun sequence:
- the LOC128172623 gene encoding uncharacterized protein LOC128172623 translates to MATSIAVKIFTLSVLLAITTALTDDEIAQAACAAIAPSGFVSAVRKPCNRKSPSCNTLCRDAACSMRKIYGNQGSTSGTCFQTFHIYGGRIPLKNSDMGKAHMAMHKYSNGCGSTYCGPNFCCCRA, encoded by the exons ATGGCCACCAGCATAGCGGTGAAGATCTTCACTTTAAGTGTGCTCCTTGCAATAACAACAG CGTTAACTGATGATGAAATAGCACAAGCGGCGTGCGCAGCGATTGCTCCCAGTGGTTTTGTGTCCGCCGTTCGAAAACCGTGCAATAGGAAAAGCCCATCCTGTAACACACTTTGTAGAGATGCCGCTTGCAgcatgagaaaaatatatggaAATCAAGGATCAACATc GGGAACCTGTTTCCAAACTTTCCATATTTACGGCGGTCGTATTCCTTTGAAAAACTCGGACATGGGCAAAGCACACATGGCTATGCATAAATACAGTAATGGATGTGGGAGTACCTATTGCGGTCCTAATTTCTGTTGTTGTAGAGCATAA
- the LOC128172632 gene encoding WAP four-disulfide core domain protein 2-like, whose translation MADPFLIPRLQSNPSRTLRPTQITYNAFSYFVRGDMSIMLRIMVLAVMTDIICGQPGVKSGSCPDVSIRGRCRNECEFDTDCKGQLKCCQVACDNQNWMCIDPEYTPHVDPTGPFTGK comes from the exons ATGGCAg ATCCCTTTCTAATACCAAGATTACAATCTAATCCTTCCAGAACGCTCAGACCAACTCAAATCACATACAACGCGTTCTCGTACTTTGTACGCGGTG ATATGTCCATCATGTTGAGAATAATGGTACTGGCGGTGATGACAGACATAATATGTG GACAACCTGGTGTGAAATCCGGCTCATGCCCGGATGTAAGCATTCGTGGACGCTGTAGAAACGAGTGTGAGTTTGACACGGACTGTAAGGGCCAACTCAAGTGCTGTCAAGTTGCCTGTGACAACCAAAACTGGATGTGTATCGACCCCGAGTACACGCCTCACGTGGATCCCACTGGCCCATTTACAGGCAAATAA
- the LOC128172611 gene encoding complement C1q-like protein 3 → MKTQLSVALVFVLCGIGINTAATDCISRKEFDDFKANVLNHIQELTLKNDKQAKEIEYQKKAILDLKRMLVKYDETSNNSNQNDTAVTSNQSLPGEPSMLSTKDSLKPPRKREAMQPRQLTANPTDVIAFYAYLTNAEINPGAHHIIVYDHVITNSGNGYSKHSGSFTAPKAGMYVFSWTTFVDPHSYFPIELIHNSVRAGIVFVQGDTTFNGVTGLAVIQLQQGDVVMVRSEPGYTPHGNIHSEHHMKTSFAGWCISCSSYM, encoded by the exons ATGAAAACCCAACTGTCTGTTGCTTTAGTTTTCGTTTTGTGCGGGATAGGAATAAATACAGCCGCAACAGACTGCATCAGCAGAAAAGAATTTGATGATTTCAAGGCAAATGTTTTGAACCATATCCAGGAGCTgactttgaaaaatgacaagCAAGCTAAAGAAATTGAATATCAGAAGAAAGCTATACTTGATTTGAAGAGGATGTTAGTAAAGTATGACGAAACATCAAATAATTCGAATCAAAATGATACAGCAGTGACTTCAAACCAGAGTCTACCCGGGGAACCCTCAATGTTATCCACAAAAGACTCATTGAAACCACCCAGAAAACGAGAAGCCATGC aaCCAAGACAATTGACGGCTAACCCGACTGATGTTATTGCATTTTATGCCTACCTTACAAATGCTGAAATAAATCCAGGAGCCCATCATATAATCGTGTATGACCATGTTATTACGAATTCTGGAAATGGATATAGCAAGCACTCTGGATCATTTACTGCCCCAAAAGCAGGCATGTATGTATTTTCCTGGACAACTTTTGTTGATCCACATTCGTATTTTCCGATTGAATTAATTCATAACAGTGTCAGAGCTGGTATAGTTTTTGTGCAAGGGGACACCACTTTCAACGGAGTGACTGGCTTGGCAGTTATTCAGCTTCAGCAGGGTGACGTAGTCATGGTAAGATCTGAACCCGGATATACTCCCCATGGAAACATTCACAGTGAACACCACATGAAAACATCATTTGCCGGATGGTGCATTTCATGTTCGAGTTATATGTAG